From Streptomyces sp. NBC_01551:
AACGTGCTCTCCGTGAGCGGGAGTTGCCCGAAGGACTGCTCCAGCGTGCCGCGCCGGCGCGCCTGAGCGCTGCGGTCGGTGCGGCGGGGTTGCGCAGCCGCCGGGCGCGGCGCCCGCGCGGCCGCCGTCACGGCGCGCTGCTGCTCCAGGAACGGCCGGATGCCGCGCACCTCCAGCGCCGTCAGCCACTGGAGCCTCAACTGCTCCGGGCCGCCCGGCCGGCCGAGGGCTCCGGCCCGCCGGTTCGCGGCCGGCAGGTGCAGGGCCGTCACCTTCGCCACCGTCGTGGCCGCCCCCGCGACGCCCACGACGGCTCCGGTGGCCAGCGCCGCGCCCGCCGCCACGCCGAACGCGAGGTCGGCGCCGAGGGCGGTGGCCGCCGCGACGGCCGTCACCAGCAGGGCCGTGGACGTGTTGCCGCGCCGGAACGCCTCGCCGAGGGACTCGTCACCGGCGCCCGCCTCGTCGAGGGCCCGTACGTAGGCCTCGTACTCGGCGGCGGCGCTCGTCGCCAGCCCGTCCAGCGCCTCCCGGCCCCGCGCCAGCAGCGCCGCTCTGTCGAGCGGCGTCCCCGCTCCCGCCGCCCGCCGCGCCTCTTCCTCCACGGCCCGCTCCAACAGCCGCTCGGCCTCACCGCGATGGCTGTCCCGCATCGGCATCCTCCTGAGAGAGCTCCGGCAACGTGCGCCAAGTGTCCGCCGGGACGTGCGCGAAGGCGAGAGAATCTGAGGTAGTTCAGAGGGAGCGCTCCAAATCTGCCAAGTTTCGCCGCTCGAACAGGAGTTGTGCCGTTCTAGGCTGAGCCGATGAGCCGACGACGGGGAACCCTGGCACTGTGCGCGGCGGCACTGTGCGCGGCGGCGCTGCTGCCGGTGACGGGCTGCGAACGGCAGCCGCCCGCACGGGGCTTCACCGTGGCGTACGAGGAACCGGCCGCCGCCGACCGCGGCAGCGCCCGCGCGCTGCGGGAACGGCGTGTCGTGGAGTCCGCCGCCACCGAGCTGAACGGGTACCTCGACCTGCCGTACGAGGTCACCCTCCTCGGCCGCTCCTGCGCGGGCGAGGGCTCCGGGTACGACCCCGGGGCCCGGCTGATCGAGCTCTGCTACGAGGACCTCACCGAGCAGCGGGAGCTGTTCGAGACGGCCGGCCGCCGCCCGGCCGAGGAGGAGGCGGCCGCGGTGATGACCGAGACCGTCTTCCACGAGGCCGGCCACGCGCTGGCCGACGCGCTGGACCTGCGCTTCGACGCCGACCGCGCCGAGGAGGACGCCGCCGACGCGTTCGCCGCCCTGATGCTGATCCGCGAAGGCCCGCCCGGCGAGCGCACCCTCCTCACCGCCGCCCGGGCGTACGAACTCGCGGCCGCGCGCCCCGACCCGGACCCCGGCCCCGACGAACACGCCCCGCCCGCCGCCCGCGCCGCCGCCCACCTGTGCCGCCTCCACGCGGCATCCCCCGCCCGCCACCCGGCCGCCCCCACCGCCCAGCCCTGCCCCGACACCTGGACCCGAGCCCTGACGCCGCTCCTCCGGCGCCCGCACCGGGGGAGCGCATAGATTGGCACCATGCCGAACCGCCTCGCGAACGAGACCTCGCCGTATCTGCTCCAGCACGCCGACAATCCGGTCGACTGGTGGCCCTGGTCGCCCGAGGCGTTCGCGGAGGCACGGGAGCGGGGCGTCCCCGTCCTGCTCAGCGTGGGCTACAGCAGCTGCCACTGGTGCCACGTCATGGCGCACGAGTCCTTCGAGGACGAGCCGGCCGCCGCGTACATGAACGAGCACTTCGTCAACATCAAGGTGGACCGCGAAGAGCGACCCGACGTGGACGCGGTCTACATGGAGGCCGTGCAAGCGGCGACCGGTCAGGGCGGCTGGCCCATGACCGTGTTCCTCACCGCCGACGCCGAGCCCTTCTACTTCGGCACCTACTTCCCGCCCGAGCCCCGGCACGGGATGCCCTCCTTCACGCAGGTCCTCGAAGGCGTGCGCACCGCCTGGGAGGGCCGCCCCGAGGAGGTCGCGGAGGTCGCGCAGCGGATCACGAGGGACCTGGCCGGGCGTCAGCTGGACTACGGCAAGGCCGGCACCCCCGGCCCGGAGGAGCTCGCGCGGGCGCTGCTCGGGCTGACCCGCGATTACGACGCCACGCGCGGCGGATTCGGCGGCGCGCCCAAGTTCCCGCCGTCCATGGTGCTGGAGTTCCTGCTGCGCCACCACGCCCGGACCGGGGCCGAGGGCGCGCTCCAGATGGCCGCCGACACCTGTGAGGCCATGGCCCGGGGCGGGATCTACGACCAGCTCGGCGGCGGCTTCGCCCGGTACGCGGTCGACCGGGAGTGGGTCGTGCCCCACTTCGAGAAGATGCTCTACGACAACGCCCTGCTCTGCCGCGTCTACGCGCACCTGTGGCGGGCCACCGGGTCGGAGATGGCGCGGCGGGTCGCGTTGGAGACCGCCGATTTCATGGTGCGGGAACTGCGCACCCGGGAGGGCGGGTTCGCGTCCGCGCTCGATGCGGACAGCGAGGACCCGGAGACCGGGAAGCACGTCGAGGGGGCGTACTACGCCTGGACGCCCGCCCAGCTGCGCGAGGTGCTCGGGGAGGCGGACGGGGAGCTGGCCGTCGCCTGTTTCGGGGTCACCGAGGAGGGCACCTTCGAGCACGGCACCTCCGTACTCCAGCTGCCCCAGGACGGGCCGGCGGCGGACGCGGAGCGGATGGCGTCCATCCGGGCGCGGCTGCTCGCGGAGCGGGACCGGCGGCCCGCGCCCGGGCGGGACGACAAGGTCGTGGCCGCCTGGAACGGGCTGGCCGTCGCGGCGCTCGCGGAGTGCGGGGCGTACTTCGAGCGCCCGGATCTGATCGAGCGGGCGACCGAGGCGGCGGACCTGCTGGTCCGGGTGCACATGGACGGGCGGGCGCGGCTGGCGCGGACCAGCAAGGACGGCCAGGCCGGCGCCAACGCCGGGGTGCTGGAGGACTACGGCGACGTCGCCGACGGGTTCCTCGCGCTGGCGGCCGTCACGGGCGAGGGGGTCTGGCTGGAGTTCGCCGGGTTCCTCGTGGACCTGGTGCTGGACCAGTTCCGGGCCGAGGACGGCTCCCTCTACGACACCGCGCACGACGCGGAGCGGCTCATCCGGCGCCCCCAGGACCCCACCGACACGGCGGCGCCCTCCGGCTGGACGGCCGCCGCCGGGGCGTTGCTCTCGTACGCCGCGCACACCGGCTCGGAGGCGCACCGTACGGCGGCCGAGCAGGCGCTCGGGGTGGTGCACGCGCTCGGGCCGCGTGCCCCGCGCTTCATCGGGCACGGGCTGGCGGTGGCGGAGGCGCTGCTGGACGGTCCGCGCGAGGTGGCGGTCGTCGGCCACCCGGACGACCCGGCGCGGGCGGCGCTGCACCGCACGGCGTTGCTGGGGACGGCTCCTGGGGCGGTTGTGGCGGCCGGACTGCCGCGTGCGGCGGACGGGAGCGGTGGGGAGTTCCCCCTCCTGGCCGAGCGCACACTCGTACGCGACCTTCCTACGGCGTATGTGTGTCGACATTTCGTCTGCGCGCGGCCTACGACAGATCCGGTCGAGCTCGCGGATCAGTTGGGTACGGTTCGTCCCTGAAGGGACGGGAGTACCGTCAATTCCGTTTCTTCCCAAGGGCGTTAAGAAACGCGATTTTTATCCAGTCAGTGTCCCACCGTCACCTTCCCTGCCTAGTCTCGTGGCTTCGGGAGACACCGAGATCGCGCACTGGGGGGTGCGCGCGTACGGCAATCGGGGGCGGCGGGCCGGGGGGCCCGTGATCCGTCTCCGGGGGGATTGACGATCGCCGCCTGGGGTTGCGGCATGTCTGTGGGGGACAGTTTGTACACATCTGTGTTCATTTCTGCCGTTTCGCTGGCACTTTTCTGGATGGCCGCGTTCACCCTCTGGTGGCAGATGCACGCGTGGCGCACACCCGAGACGCTCGCCTCGACCCGGTTCGACCACCCCGACGGGGAAGGCCGCCTGGCGTTCTCCCTGCTCCTGCCGGCCCGCCACGAACAGGCGGTCCTGGAGCACACCATCGACCGGCTGCTCGAATCGAGCCACACCGACTACGAGATCATCGTCATCGTCGGCCACGACGACCCCGAGACGGCCGCCGTCGCCGAGCGCGCCGCCGCCCGGGCACCGCACCGGGTGCGGGTCGTCACCGACCACCACGAGACGAAGAACAAGCCGAAGGCCCTCAACACCGCCCTCCCGCATTGCCGGGGCGACATCG
This genomic window contains:
- a CDS encoding DUF4344 domain-containing metallopeptidase produces the protein MSRRRGTLALCAAALCAAALLPVTGCERQPPARGFTVAYEEPAAADRGSARALRERRVVESAATELNGYLDLPYEVTLLGRSCAGEGSGYDPGARLIELCYEDLTEQRELFETAGRRPAEEEAAAVMTETVFHEAGHALADALDLRFDADRAEEDAADAFAALMLIREGPPGERTLLTAARAYELAAARPDPDPGPDEHAPPAARAAAHLCRLHAASPARHPAAPTAQPCPDTWTRALTPLLRRPHRGSA
- a CDS encoding thioredoxin domain-containing protein, translating into MPNRLANETSPYLLQHADNPVDWWPWSPEAFAEARERGVPVLLSVGYSSCHWCHVMAHESFEDEPAAAYMNEHFVNIKVDREERPDVDAVYMEAVQAATGQGGWPMTVFLTADAEPFYFGTYFPPEPRHGMPSFTQVLEGVRTAWEGRPEEVAEVAQRITRDLAGRQLDYGKAGTPGPEELARALLGLTRDYDATRGGFGGAPKFPPSMVLEFLLRHHARTGAEGALQMAADTCEAMARGGIYDQLGGGFARYAVDREWVVPHFEKMLYDNALLCRVYAHLWRATGSEMARRVALETADFMVRELRTREGGFASALDADSEDPETGKHVEGAYYAWTPAQLREVLGEADGELAVACFGVTEEGTFEHGTSVLQLPQDGPAADAERMASIRARLLAERDRRPAPGRDDKVVAAWNGLAVAALAECGAYFERPDLIERATEAADLLVRVHMDGRARLARTSKDGQAGANAGVLEDYGDVADGFLALAAVTGEGVWLEFAGFLVDLVLDQFRAEDGSLYDTAHDAERLIRRPQDPTDTAAPSGWTAAAGALLSYAAHTGSEAHRTAAEQALGVVHALGPRAPRFIGHGLAVAEALLDGPREVAVVGHPDDPARAALHRTALLGTAPGAVVAAGLPRAADGSGGEFPLLAERTLVRDLPTAYVCRHFVCARPTTDPVELADQLGTVRP